From one Humulus lupulus chromosome 8, drHumLupu1.1, whole genome shotgun sequence genomic stretch:
- the LOC133794260 gene encoding kinesin-like protein KIN-14C has product MMASRNQNRAPRSPSTKKEAVDEAPYDKRRRLAASRTGGAQPGNSTRRLPFSSVNNRQDASAAADVNSVEGSDSGSVEFTKDEVEALLNEKLKSSKFDIKKRLEQLMDHNKRLKICIKWFQRTEENSLVEQEKLRNALECSEKKCNDTEVEMKTKIEELDAINSELRKTIATLEEKLAKEESDKLDAINLHRREKEARDAAEKLHASVSTELEKAKQEKLIADQRVSTSEDLYNRAQEYNKSLQQYNSKLQTDLETTSESLKRVEMEKLTIVENLGTLRGHNKALQDQLTSITASRDDAIKQKELLVNELKCIRVELQQVRDDRDRQVKQVQALIAEAEKYKEFSGKSVAELDNLTFRTNALEDTCSSQRERIRTLEHQLAAANEKLKMADLSTSATRTEVEEQKKLVQELQDRLAETEIKIVEGENLRKKLHNTILELKGNIRVFCRVRPLLPDDGVGTENAVVSYPTSTEALGRGIDVLQSGQKYPFTFDKVFSHEASQQDVFVEISQLVQSALDGYKVCIFAYGQTGSGKTYTMMGRPEAPEQKGLIPRSLEQIFQISQSLKSQGWKYKMQVSMLEIYNETIRDLLSSNRSSNADLTRTDSGTLGKQYTIKHDANGNTYVSDLTIVDVCSIKEISSLLQQAAQSRSVGKTQMNEQSSRSHFVFTLRISGVNEGTEQQVQGVLNLIDLAGSERLSKSGATGDRLKETQAINKSLSSLSDVIFSLAKKEDHVPFRNSKLTYLLQPCLGGDSKTLMFVNLSPDPSSVGESLCSLRFAARVNACEIGIPRRQTNMRITDSRLSCG; this is encoded by the exons AAAAAGGAAGCCGTCGATGAAGCTCCATATGACAAGCGGAGGAGACTTGCGGCATCAAGAACCGGGGGTGCACAGCCTGGAAATAGCACCAGGAGGCTGCCGTTTTCATCAGTCAACAATCGACAAGATGCTTCTGCTGCTGCGGATGTTAATAGCGTTGAGGGATCAGATAGTGGAAGTGTTGAATTCACTAAAGATGAAGTTGAGGCCCTGCTAAATGAGAAGTTGAAATCAAGCAAGTTTGATATCAAG AAGAGATTGGAACAATTGATGGATCACAATAAGAGACTCAAAATATGCATCAAATGGTTTCAACGAACTGAGGAGAACAGCCTTGTTGAGCAGGAAAAGCTCCGAAATGCATTGGAATGTAGTGAAAAAAAGTGCAATGATACTG AGGTGGAGATGAAAACAAAAATAGAGGAGCTAGATGCAATTAATTCCGAGTTGCGGAAAACGATTGCCACACTTGAAGAGAAATTGGCCAAAGAAGAATCAGATAAGTTG gATGCAATTAATCTTCATAGAAGAGAAAAAGAGGCAAGGGATGCTGCTGAAAAATTGCATGCCTCTGTCTCAACTGAGCTTGAAAAAGCAAAGCAAGAGAAATTAATAGCCGATCAGAGG GTCTCCACAAGTGAGGATCTGTACAATAGGGCCCAAGAGTATAATAAGAGTCTACAGCAGTACAACAGCAAGCTTCAAACCGATCTTGAAACAACCAGTGAGTCTCTTAAACGAGTAGAAATGGAGAAACTGACTATTGTGGAAAATCTTGGCACTTTAAGGGGTCACAATAAAGCATTGCAAGATCAGTTAACTTCAATTACG GCTTCCCGAGATGACGCTATAAAACAGAAAGAATTGTTGGTTAACGAACTTAAATGCATACGGGTGGAACTACAACAGGTGAGAGATGATCGTGATCGCCAAGTGAAACAAGTGCAGGCGTTGATTGCTGAAGCAGAGAAATATAAAGAATTTTCTGGGAAGTCAGTTGCAGAGCTAGATAACTTGACATTTAGGACAAATGCATTGGAG GATACTTGTTCATCACAGCGGGAGCGTATACGCACGCTTGAGCATCAGCTAGCTGCTGCCAATGAGAAATTAAAG ATGGCGGACTTATCTACTTCAGCAACAAGGACAGAAGTTGAAGAGCAGAAGAAACTTGTGCAGGAATTACAAGATCGCCTGGCAGAGACAGAGATCAAAATTGTTGAAGGAGAGAATCTGAGGAAGAAGCTGCACAACACCATTCTG GAGTTAAAAGGAAATATTCGAGTATTTTGTAGAGTACGACCTTTGTTGCCAGATGATGGTGTTGGAACAGAAAATGCTGTTGTTTCATATCCTACTTCAACTGAAGCTCTTGGTCGGGGTATTGACGTATTACAAAGTG GACAGAAGTATCCTTTTACTTTTGACAAAGTGTTTAGTCACGAAGCATCTCAACAAGATGTTTTTGTAGAGATATCACAGCTGGTGCAGAGTGCACTTGATGGCTATAAG GTTTGCATATTTGCTTACGGTCAGACGGGTTCTGGTAAAACATATACCATGATGGGTAGGCCAGAAGCACCAGAACAGAAGGGGCTGATACCGCGTTCCCTTGAACAGATATTCCAAATCAGTCAGTCTCTCAAGTCCCAGGGCTGGAAATACAAGATGCAG GTTTCAATGCTAGAAATATACAATGAGACAATTCGTGATTTGTTATCATCAAACCGGTCAAGTAATGCAGACCTAACGCGGACCGATAGTGGTACTCTTGGAAAGCAGTATACAATTAAACATGATGCAAATGGGAATACATATGTTTCAGATCTCACTATTGTCGATGTATGTAGCATAAAAGAGATTTCATCTCTTCTACAACAGGCAGCACAGAGCAG ATCTGTTGGCAAGACCCAAATGAATGAGCAATCATCCAGAAGCCATTTTGTGTTCACATTGCGTATTTCTGGTGTAAATGAG GGTACTGAACAACAAGTTCAAGGTGTCTTAAACCTTATTGATCTGGCCGGAAGTGAACGGCTTTCTAAGAGTGGTGCAACTGGAGACCGATTAAAGGAAACTCAG GCTATCAATAAAAGTTTGTCAAGTTTGAGTGATGTTATATTCTCTTTGGCCAAAAAGGAAGACCACGTTCCTTTCAGGAATTCTAAGCTAACATATCTTCTTCAG CCTTGTTTGGGAGGTGATTCCAAGACCTTGATGTTTGTCAATTTATCACCGGACCCTTCTTCGGTTGGCGAGTCACTCTGTTCTCTAAGATTTGCAGCCAGGGTCAATGCCTGTGAAATTGGCATTCCTCGACGACAAACAAACATGCGAATCACAGACTCTCGCTTGAGCTGTGGCTAA